In Triticum urartu cultivar G1812 chromosome 6, Tu2.1, whole genome shotgun sequence, the following proteins share a genomic window:
- the LOC125512990 gene encoding protein transport protein Sec61 subunit gamma-like, producing the protein MDTVDSMVDPLRKFAKDSVRLVKRCHKPDRKEFTKAAARTAIGFVVMGFVGFFVKLIFIPINNIIVGSG; encoded by the exons ATGGACACCGTCGACTCCATGGTGGACCCCCTCCGCAAGTTCGCCAAGGACAGCGTCCGCCTCGTCAAGCGCTGCCACAAGCCCGACCGCAAGG AGTTCACCAAGGCGGCGGCGCGAACGGCGATCGGGTTCGTCGTCATGGGGTTCGTCGGCTTCTTCGTCAAGCTCATCTTCATCCCCATCAACAACATCATCGTCGGCTCCGGCTAG